A stretch of Chroicocephalus ridibundus chromosome 24, bChrRid1.1, whole genome shotgun sequence DNA encodes these proteins:
- the KANSL2 gene encoding KAT8 regulatory NSL complex subunit 2 isoform X1 yields the protein MLAGSRACCPHTLAWMVLLGSSGVGMNRIRIHVLPSSRGRLTPVPRPQEPLSCAFTHRQCSQPRLEGQEFCIKHILEDRSAPFKQCSYVSTKNGKRCPNAAPKPEKKDGASFCAEHARRNTLALQAQMKKSNPGPVSETLLCQLSSYAKTELGSQTAESGRSEASRILDEDSWSDGEQDPIPVDQTWRGDPDSEADSIDSDQEDPLKHAGVYTAEEVALIMREKLIRLQSLYIDQFKRLQHLLKEKKRRYLHSRKGEHEAIGNSLLTGPEGLMAKERENLKRLKCLRRYRQRYGVEALLHRQLKERRMLATDGAAQQAHTTRSSQRCLAFVDDVRCSNQSLPMTRHCLAHICQDTNQTLFKPCQGSEEVPCNKPVPVSLSEEPCCPLHLRLPPQMYVPEQVLAVPEELEAAPTDLYLSAAELQPTESLPLEFSDDLDVVGDGMQCPPSPLLFDPSVALDQSLREVAEAPIDILALEEPSHPGLPLQPALTDRGSSSAHVFSPAADPLAEPPAQSHPAMAACHPAPRDERRPEEATSSAQARGVATNGSLEPASVS from the exons atgcTGGCAGGTAGCCGCGCCTGTTGTCCCCACACCTTGGCGTGGATGGTGCTGCTTGGTAGCTCCG GTGTTGGCATGAACAGAATTCGGATCCATGTTTTGCCGTCAAGCCGAGGACGCCTTACTCCTGTGCCGCGGCCGCAGGAGCCTCTGTCATGTGCCTTCACCCACCGCCAGTGCTCCCAGCCACGGCTGGAGGGGCAGGAGTTTTGTATCAAGCACattcttgaagacaggagtgCCCCTTTCAAGCAGTGCAGCTACGTTTCAACAAAGAATGGAAAGCGATGTCCCAACGCTGCGCCCAAACCAGAGAAGAAGGATGG TGCGTCGTTCTGTGCAGAGCATGCCCGTAGGAACACTCTGGCGCTCCAAGCTCAGATGAAGAAGTCCAATCCTGGGCCTGTAAGCGAGACTCTCCTTTGCCAGCTCAGCTCTTATGCCAAAACAGAGCTGGGCTCCCAGACTGCAGAGAGCGGCCGCAGCGAAGCCAGTCGGATCCTAG ATGAGGACAGCTGGAGTGATGGCGAGCAGGACCCTATCCCAGTGGACCAGACATGGCGAGGGGACCCGGACAGTGAGGCTGACAGCATCGATAGTGACCAGGAGGATCCCTTGAA GCATGCCGGCGTATACACGGCAGAGGAGGTGGCTTTGATCATGCGAGAGAAGCTGATCCGCCTGCAGTCTCTCTACATCGACCAGTTCAAACGGCTGCAGCACCTTCTGAAGGAGAAGAAGCGCCGATACCTGCACAGCCGCAAGGGAGAGCATGAAGCCATAGGCAA CAGCCTTCTGACAGGCCCGGAGGGGCTGATGGCCAAGGAGCGTGAGAACCTGAAGCGCCTGAAGTGCCTGCGCCGGTACCGGCAGCGCTACGGCGTGGAGGCCCTGCTCCACCGGCAGCTGAAGGAGCGCAGGATGCTGGCCACTGACGGCGCTGCCCAGCAG GCGCACACCACCCGCTCCAGCCAGAGGTGCTTGGCCTTCGTTGACGACGTCCGATGCTCCAACCAGTCCCTCCCGATGACCAGGCACTGCCTTGCAC ACATCTGTCAGGACACGAATCAGACTCTATTTAAACCGTGTCAAGGCTCTGAGGAAGTGCCTTGCAACAAGCCGGTTCCCGTGAGCCTCTCCGAGGAGCCGTGCTGCCCCCTCCACCTCCGGCTGCCCCCGCAGATGTACGTGCCAGAGCAGGTCCTGGCTGTCCCCGAGGAGCTGGAAGCTGCCCCCACCGACCTGTACTTGAGCGCTGCTGAGCTCCAGCCCACGGAGAGCTTGCCCCTGGAGTTTAGCGAC GACTTGGACGTGGTGGGCGATGGCATGCAGTGTCCCCCGTCGCCTCTGCTCTTCGATCCTTCTGTGGCCCTCGATCAGTCCCTCAGAGAGGTGGCCGAGGCCCCCATAGACATTCTGGCCCTGGAGGAGCCCTCCCACCCCGGCCTCCCTCTGCAGCCGGCACTGACGGACAGAGGAAGCTCCTCTGCCCACGTCTTCTCCCCGGCTGCCGACCCTCTGGCCGAGCCGCCTGCGCAG AGCCACCCTGCCATGGCAGCGTGCCACCCGGCGCCCAGGGACGAGAGGCGGCCGGAGGAAGCCACCTCCTCCGCCCAGGCCCGTGGAGTGGCCACCAACGGCAGCCTGGAGCCAGCGTCCGTCAGCTGA
- the KANSL2 gene encoding KAT8 regulatory NSL complex subunit 2 isoform X2, whose product MNRIRIHVLPSSRGRLTPVPRPQEPLSCAFTHRQCSQPRLEGQEFCIKHILEDRSAPFKQCSYVSTKNGKRCPNAAPKPEKKDGASFCAEHARRNTLALQAQMKKSNPGPVSETLLCQLSSYAKTELGSQTAESGRSEASRILDEDSWSDGEQDPIPVDQTWRGDPDSEADSIDSDQEDPLKHAGVYTAEEVALIMREKLIRLQSLYIDQFKRLQHLLKEKKRRYLHSRKGEHEAIGNSLLTGPEGLMAKERENLKRLKCLRRYRQRYGVEALLHRQLKERRMLATDGAAQQAHTTRSSQRCLAFVDDVRCSNQSLPMTRHCLAHICQDTNQTLFKPCQGSEEVPCNKPVPVSLSEEPCCPLHLRLPPQMYVPEQVLAVPEELEAAPTDLYLSAAELQPTESLPLEFSDDLDVVGDGMQCPPSPLLFDPSVALDQSLREVAEAPIDILALEEPSHPGLPLQPALTDRGSSSAHVFSPAADPLAEPPAQSHPAMAACHPAPRDERRPEEATSSAQARGVATNGSLEPASVS is encoded by the exons ATGAACAGAATTCGGATCCATGTTTTGCCGTCAAGCCGAGGACGCCTTACTCCTGTGCCGCGGCCGCAGGAGCCTCTGTCATGTGCCTTCACCCACCGCCAGTGCTCCCAGCCACGGCTGGAGGGGCAGGAGTTTTGTATCAAGCACattcttgaagacaggagtgCCCCTTTCAAGCAGTGCAGCTACGTTTCAACAAAGAATGGAAAGCGATGTCCCAACGCTGCGCCCAAACCAGAGAAGAAGGATGG TGCGTCGTTCTGTGCAGAGCATGCCCGTAGGAACACTCTGGCGCTCCAAGCTCAGATGAAGAAGTCCAATCCTGGGCCTGTAAGCGAGACTCTCCTTTGCCAGCTCAGCTCTTATGCCAAAACAGAGCTGGGCTCCCAGACTGCAGAGAGCGGCCGCAGCGAAGCCAGTCGGATCCTAG ATGAGGACAGCTGGAGTGATGGCGAGCAGGACCCTATCCCAGTGGACCAGACATGGCGAGGGGACCCGGACAGTGAGGCTGACAGCATCGATAGTGACCAGGAGGATCCCTTGAA GCATGCCGGCGTATACACGGCAGAGGAGGTGGCTTTGATCATGCGAGAGAAGCTGATCCGCCTGCAGTCTCTCTACATCGACCAGTTCAAACGGCTGCAGCACCTTCTGAAGGAGAAGAAGCGCCGATACCTGCACAGCCGCAAGGGAGAGCATGAAGCCATAGGCAA CAGCCTTCTGACAGGCCCGGAGGGGCTGATGGCCAAGGAGCGTGAGAACCTGAAGCGCCTGAAGTGCCTGCGCCGGTACCGGCAGCGCTACGGCGTGGAGGCCCTGCTCCACCGGCAGCTGAAGGAGCGCAGGATGCTGGCCACTGACGGCGCTGCCCAGCAG GCGCACACCACCCGCTCCAGCCAGAGGTGCTTGGCCTTCGTTGACGACGTCCGATGCTCCAACCAGTCCCTCCCGATGACCAGGCACTGCCTTGCAC ACATCTGTCAGGACACGAATCAGACTCTATTTAAACCGTGTCAAGGCTCTGAGGAAGTGCCTTGCAACAAGCCGGTTCCCGTGAGCCTCTCCGAGGAGCCGTGCTGCCCCCTCCACCTCCGGCTGCCCCCGCAGATGTACGTGCCAGAGCAGGTCCTGGCTGTCCCCGAGGAGCTGGAAGCTGCCCCCACCGACCTGTACTTGAGCGCTGCTGAGCTCCAGCCCACGGAGAGCTTGCCCCTGGAGTTTAGCGAC GACTTGGACGTGGTGGGCGATGGCATGCAGTGTCCCCCGTCGCCTCTGCTCTTCGATCCTTCTGTGGCCCTCGATCAGTCCCTCAGAGAGGTGGCCGAGGCCCCCATAGACATTCTGGCCCTGGAGGAGCCCTCCCACCCCGGCCTCCCTCTGCAGCCGGCACTGACGGACAGAGGAAGCTCCTCTGCCCACGTCTTCTCCCCGGCTGCCGACCCTCTGGCCGAGCCGCCTGCGCAG AGCCACCCTGCCATGGCAGCGTGCCACCCGGCGCCCAGGGACGAGAGGCGGCCGGAGGAAGCCACCTCCTCCGCCCAGGCCCGTGGAGTGGCCACCAACGGCAGCCTGGAGCCAGCGTCCGTCAGCTGA
- the CCNT1 gene encoding cyclin-T1 isoform X2, with protein MATNSLHLTTFSLQYTPPVVACVCIHLACKWSNWEIPVSTDGKHWWEYVDGTVTLELLDELTHEFLQILEKTPNRLKRIRNWRASQAAKKSKVDDHGEDESLSEQTILNMISRNNSSDMNIAGLMSMSTSSTAGAGPSLPATADSPSDQSGADMSQSEHWHPPAKLEIGQSHRTNESSSASEHPLQQDGAGYQKQSGKNAPAAKVSLKEYRAKHAEELAAQKRQLENMEANVRSQYAYAAQNLLVQQQREREVQQDSNPSPIILKIPIGGSENLERPPAPEKSDKASALKLRIPMAGGGGERPPLSKQEEIKMRIKVPTAAERLGSSDESGAKNREYKEKHKGHSSNHHHHHNHHSHKHLHAQLGAGPSNVATKRPGDSKHSIQPSAVPHKSYAPPASSRKRPLLEEAPAVATAGAHEHQPKVSKVSKGPAMPFPYPHLPGAAHLPGHSSDVGNLPLPQATKARATHGKSDKGPTGANGHNANQASDYQDTVNMLHSLLSAQGMQPTQPPAFDYHSYGELLNPRASTSSRAPANTDKPRPPPLPSEPPPPLPPLPK; from the exons ATGGCTACCAACAG CCTGCACCTGACCACCTTCAGCCTGCAGTACACCCCTCCCGTTGTGGCCTGCGTCTGTATCCACCTGGCTTGTAAGTGGTCCAACTGGGAGATCCCAGTCTCCACGGACGGGAAGCACTGGTGGGAATACGTTGATGGCACTGTAACTCTGGAGCTCTTAGATG AACTGACTCATGAATTCCTGCAGATTCTTGAGAAAACACCCAACCGGCTTAAACGTATCAGGAACTGGCGG GCCTCTCAAGCAGCCAAGAAGTCAAAGGTTGATGACCACGGTGAAGACGAGAGCCTGTCAGAGCAGACAATCCTCAATATGATTTCCAGGAACAATAGTTCGGACATGAACATTGCTGGGTTAATGAGCATGTCGACATCCTCCACTGCTGGAGCAGGGCCGTCTCTGCCAGCCACGGCGGACTCACCCAGCGACCAGAGCGGTGCCGATATGTCCCAGTCTGAGCACTGGCATCCTCCAGCCAAGCTGGAGATTGGCCAGAGTCACAGGACTAACGAAAGCTCGTCGGCCTCTGAGCATCCTTTACAGCAAGATGGCGCTGGTTATCAGAAGCAGAGCGGCAAGAACGCCCCAGCAGCCAAAGTGTCGCTCAAGGAGTACCGGGCCAAGCATGCCGAGGAGCTGGCGGCCCAGAAGCGGCAGCTGGAGAACATGGAGGCCAACGTGCGGTCTCAGTACGCCTACGCCGCGCAGAATCTCCTCGTCCAGCAGCAACGGGAGAGGGAAGTCCAGCAGGACAGCAACCCCTCTCCGATCATCCTGAAAATCCCCATCGGTGGCTCGGAGAACCTCGAGCGTCCTCCCGCCCCTGAAAAGAGTGACAAAGCCTCGGCTCTGAAGCTGAGGATCCCAATGGCaggtggaggtggggagaggcCACCCCTCTCCAAGCAGGAAGAGATCAAAATGCGGATCAAGGTGCCAACCGCCGCAGAGAGGCTCGGCTCCTCGGATGAGAGCGGTGCCAAGAACCGGGAGTATAAGGAGAAGCACAAGGGCCACTCttccaaccaccaccaccaccacaaccaccactcTCACAAACACTTACACGCCCAGCTTGGCGCCGGCCCCAGCAACGTGGCCACCAAGCGCCCCGGAGACTCTAAACACAGCATCCAGCCCAGCGCCGTGCCCCACAAAAGCTACGCTCCCCCGGCCTCGTCCCGCAAGAGACCCCTGCTAGAGGAGGCGCCAGCCGTGGCCACGGCCGGAGCCCACGAGCACCAGCCCAAAGTCAGCAAAGTCTCCAAAGGCCCCGCCATGCCCTTCCCTtacccccacctccccggggccgcccACCTCCCCGGCCACAGTTCGGATGTGGGCAACCTCCCTTTACCCCAGGCCACCAAAGCCCGGGCTACCCACGGCAAATCGGACAAGGGTCCCACCGGGGCCAACGGGCACAACGCCAACCAGGCCAGTGACTACCAGGATACGGTCAATATGCTGCACTCGCTGCTGAGCGCGCAGGGCATGCAGCCCACCCAGCCCCCTGCCTTCGACTACCACTCGTACGGCGAGCTCTTGAACCCCCGGGCTTCCACCAGCTCCAGAGCCCCGGCCAACACGGACAAGCCCCGaccaccccccctgccctcagaacctccccccccgctccctcccctccccaaataa
- the CCNT1 gene encoding cyclin-T1 isoform X1, whose product MEASAGGGAGGAAGRRWYFTREQLDRSPSRRAGLDPDKELSYRQQAANLLQDMGQRLNVSQLTINTAIVYMHRFYMVQSFTQFHRNSVVPAALFLAAKVEEQPRKLDYVIKVAHACLHPQEPPLDTKSEAYLQQAQDLVILESIILQTLGFEITIDHPHTHVVKCTQLVRASKDLAQTSYFMATNSLHLTTFSLQYTPPVVACVCIHLACKWSNWEIPVSTDGKHWWEYVDGTVTLELLDELTHEFLQILEKTPNRLKRIRNWRASQAAKKSKVDDHGEDESLSEQTILNMISRNNSSDMNIAGLMSMSTSSTAGAGPSLPATADSPSDQSGADMSQSEHWHPPAKLEIGQSHRTNESSSASEHPLQQDGAGYQKQSGKNAPAAKVSLKEYRAKHAEELAAQKRQLENMEANVRSQYAYAAQNLLVQQQREREVQQDSNPSPIILKIPIGGSENLERPPAPEKSDKASALKLRIPMAGGGGERPPLSKQEEIKMRIKVPTAAERLGSSDESGAKNREYKEKHKGHSSNHHHHHNHHSHKHLHAQLGAGPSNVATKRPGDSKHSIQPSAVPHKSYAPPASSRKRPLLEEAPAVATAGAHEHQPKVSKVSKGPAMPFPYPHLPGAAHLPGHSSDVGNLPLPQATKARATHGKSDKGPTGANGHNANQASDYQDTVNMLHSLLSAQGMQPTQPPAFDYHSYGELLNPRASTSSRAPANTDKPRPPPLPSEPPPPLPPLPK is encoded by the exons ATGGAGGCctcggcgggcggcggggccggcggcgcggcggggcggcgctggTACTTCACCCGCGAGCAGCTGGACCGCAGCCCCTCGCGGCGCGCCGGGCTCGATCCCGACAAGGAGCTCTCGTACCGGCAGCAGGCGGCCAACCTGCTGCAGGACATGGGACAGCGTCTCAACGT CTCCCAACTCACTATCAACACGGCCATCGTGTACATGCACCGCTTCTATATGGTGCAGTCCTTCACCCAGTTCCACAGGAAC TCGGTGGTACCGGCAGCTCTGTTCTTGGCAGCCAAGGTGGAGGAGCAGCCTCGCAAGCTGGATTACGTTATCAAGGTAGCACATGCCTGTCTGCATCCCCAGGAACCTCCTCTAGACACCAAGAGCGAG GCTTACCTGCAACAAGCCCAAGACCTGGTCATTCTAGAGAGCATAATACTGCAGACCCTGG GTTTTGAGATCACTATTGACCATCCCCACACCCACGTGGTGAAGTGCACGCAGCTAGTGCGAG ccAGCAAGGACTTGGCGCAAACTTCCTATTTCATGGCTACCAACAG CCTGCACCTGACCACCTTCAGCCTGCAGTACACCCCTCCCGTTGTGGCCTGCGTCTGTATCCACCTGGCTTGTAAGTGGTCCAACTGGGAGATCCCAGTCTCCACGGACGGGAAGCACTGGTGGGAATACGTTGATGGCACTGTAACTCTGGAGCTCTTAGATG AACTGACTCATGAATTCCTGCAGATTCTTGAGAAAACACCCAACCGGCTTAAACGTATCAGGAACTGGCGG GCCTCTCAAGCAGCCAAGAAGTCAAAGGTTGATGACCACGGTGAAGACGAGAGCCTGTCAGAGCAGACAATCCTCAATATGATTTCCAGGAACAATAGTTCGGACATGAACATTGCTGGGTTAATGAGCATGTCGACATCCTCCACTGCTGGAGCAGGGCCGTCTCTGCCAGCCACGGCGGACTCACCCAGCGACCAGAGCGGTGCCGATATGTCCCAGTCTGAGCACTGGCATCCTCCAGCCAAGCTGGAGATTGGCCAGAGTCACAGGACTAACGAAAGCTCGTCGGCCTCTGAGCATCCTTTACAGCAAGATGGCGCTGGTTATCAGAAGCAGAGCGGCAAGAACGCCCCAGCAGCCAAAGTGTCGCTCAAGGAGTACCGGGCCAAGCATGCCGAGGAGCTGGCGGCCCAGAAGCGGCAGCTGGAGAACATGGAGGCCAACGTGCGGTCTCAGTACGCCTACGCCGCGCAGAATCTCCTCGTCCAGCAGCAACGGGAGAGGGAAGTCCAGCAGGACAGCAACCCCTCTCCGATCATCCTGAAAATCCCCATCGGTGGCTCGGAGAACCTCGAGCGTCCTCCCGCCCCTGAAAAGAGTGACAAAGCCTCGGCTCTGAAGCTGAGGATCCCAATGGCaggtggaggtggggagaggcCACCCCTCTCCAAGCAGGAAGAGATCAAAATGCGGATCAAGGTGCCAACCGCCGCAGAGAGGCTCGGCTCCTCGGATGAGAGCGGTGCCAAGAACCGGGAGTATAAGGAGAAGCACAAGGGCCACTCttccaaccaccaccaccaccacaaccaccactcTCACAAACACTTACACGCCCAGCTTGGCGCCGGCCCCAGCAACGTGGCCACCAAGCGCCCCGGAGACTCTAAACACAGCATCCAGCCCAGCGCCGTGCCCCACAAAAGCTACGCTCCCCCGGCCTCGTCCCGCAAGAGACCCCTGCTAGAGGAGGCGCCAGCCGTGGCCACGGCCGGAGCCCACGAGCACCAGCCCAAAGTCAGCAAAGTCTCCAAAGGCCCCGCCATGCCCTTCCCTtacccccacctccccggggccgcccACCTCCCCGGCCACAGTTCGGATGTGGGCAACCTCCCTTTACCCCAGGCCACCAAAGCCCGGGCTACCCACGGCAAATCGGACAAGGGTCCCACCGGGGCCAACGGGCACAACGCCAACCAGGCCAGTGACTACCAGGATACGGTCAATATGCTGCACTCGCTGCTGAGCGCGCAGGGCATGCAGCCCACCCAGCCCCCTGCCTTCGACTACCACTCGTACGGCGAGCTCTTGAACCCCCGGGCTTCCACCAGCTCCAGAGCCCCGGCCAACACGGACAAGCCCCGaccaccccccctgccctcagaacctccccccccgctccctcccctccccaaataa